The DNA region CGCCGACAACCTGAAAGCGGGCCGGCCGGCGCAGGCACGGCCCGAGGTCGTACCGGCAGATCCTTTCTGGCAAGCGCAGGGACGACGTATCGTCACCAGACTGCGGACCGCCTGTGGGCACCGGGCCCGGCGGGTCGATCACATCGGTGCGACCGCGATCGTCGGCGTGCCGGCCAGGGACGTCATCGACGTTCAGGTCACCGTCGAGTCACTCGACGTCGCCGACGAACTCGCCGAGTCGCTGCTGGCCGCGGGCTATGTCAAAACTGCCACCACCGACGATGCCGGTCACGCCGACGCGCGCAGTACGGTCACCGAGTTCGACCACACTGACGATCGCTCACCGTGGCGCAAGCGCCTGTATTGTTCAGCCGATCCCGGACGGCCCACCAACGTCCATGTGCGGGTCGACGGTTGGCCCGGTCAGCAGTTCGCGTTGTTGTTCGTCGATTGGCTCGCCGCCAACCCCGCAGAGCAGGACGCGCAACCAGACGATGTCGAGACCTACCGGCGCGCGTGGCGCTGGGCCGACACCGCGGGGTGGCGACCGAGCGCTTAGGTCATCGGTGGGGCAGCGCCAGGCGGCGCCGGTTCCCCCGGTGGGGGAGGCGCGGGGGCTGGATCGGCTGGGACGACGTTGGCGATCCCGCTGACCGGCGCCTCACACGTCAGCGCCCCGTAGTCGGGGTCGTCGCGCTGGGGCAGCACGCGAGGGGCGATGAAATCGTCGGCCTGGGCCACCAATGCGTCGTCGACCAGGATTTCGCAGTGCAGGTTCGCCGAGTACGGCCACTGGATGGAGATCCGCACGTTGGCGATATCCGAGGCAGGAAGCACGGTGTTGGCCTCGAAGACACGCCCGGGCACCATGGTCGGGTTGGCGATCTGAACGACGTCGCCCTCGGCTTCGTAGGCGATCGTTGCTCCGCGTGAGACGCCGTCGACACGGGCCCGGTAGGTGACGTTGTGCAGCAACTCCGAGGCCGGGTTCTCCAGCTCGGACTGGTCGTTGGGTTCGGCTGCCGCGGGTCCCGCGGCAGCCACGAATCCTACCAACGGCAGTGCCGCGGCCACGACGACCGCAGCGGCGGTACGCGCACGTCTCCTTGCACTCACACGGCCGAGTCTATGCCGTCCGCCACGTCAAGATCACGCCGATGCCCAGCAACCACGCAGTGAGGTCGTAGCCGTGGCTGGCGAGCGCGTCGACGGTGTCCACGGCGATACCTACGGCACGCTCGGCGTCGTGTGGGCTGATCAGGCCCTCACGCATCGCCCCAAGAAGTTCGTCGACGTCGGTGAGCTGCACCGATTTCCCCGATCGCAGCACAAGGTCGAGATAGTGGTCGTCGCTGGTCCAGCGCGATGGACCGCTGTCGTACCGGCCGACATCGAGGTAGAAGTCCTGGTCACGCTCATGGCCGGGATTGAAGTGGAAGACGGTGACGCGAAGGCCCAGCGCCGGCAACAGCCACGACTCGAGGTAGTGAAACTGTTCGCGCCCGGGGGTGGGGCGCGCCATGTACAGCCCCCACGAGGTGACGGTGTACTGGTCGACGGCTCGGACCACGCCTTTCGGATCGGTATTGGTCCGGGCGGTGAGGTCGAAGATCTCGTGCTTGGGAGGGTGGATGGAGTTCAGGATAGGGCTTCTCGCCTCGCGGAACAGAACATGTCGGCCCCAGGTTCTACCCTGGTGAAATGGCATTTGCGACCGAACATCCAGTGCTTGCGCACTCGGAATACCGCCCTGTCGACGAGATCGTGCGTACCGGCAGCCGCTTCGAGGTCGTCAGCGAGTACGAGCCGGCCGGTGACCAGCCCGCGGCGATCGAGGAACTGGAACGCCGGATCCGGGCGGGCGAGAGGGATGTGGTGCTGTTGGGGGCCACCGGCACCGGTAAGTCCGCGACCACCGCGTGGCTGATCGAGCGCCTGCAGCGACCCACGCTGGTGATGGCGCCGAACAAGACCCTGGCCGCTCAGCTGGCCAATGAGCTGCGGGAGATGCTGCCCAATAACGCGGTCGAATACTTCGTGTCCTACTACGACTACTACCAACCCGAGGCCTACATCGCGCAGACCGACACCTACATCGAGAAGGACAGCTCGATCAACGACGATGTGGAGCGGTTACGCCATTCGGCGACGTCGAACCTGTTGTCCCGCCGGGATGTGGTCGTCGTGGCGTCGGTGTCGTGCATCTACGGGCTGGGCACCCCGCAGTCCTATCTCGACCGTTCGGTGGAGTTGAAGGTCGGCGACGAAGTGCCACGCGACGCGCTGCTGCGGTTGCTGGTCGATGTCCAGTACAGCCGCAACGACGTCGCCTTCACTCGTGGGACGTTCCGGGTCCGCGGGGACACCGTCGAGATCATCCCGTCCTATGAAGAGCTCGCGGTGCGCATCGAGTTCTTCGGTGACGAGATCGAGGAGCTCTACTACCTGCATCCGCTGACCGGTGACACCATCCGCAAGGTCGACTCGTTGCGCATCTTCCCGGCCACGCACTACGTGGCCGGCCCGGAGCGGATGGCGCAGGCCATCTCGACCATCGAGGCCGAGCTGGAGGCACGGCTGGCCGAGCTGGAGGGTCAGGGCAAGCTGTTGGAGGCGCAGCGGTTGCGGATGCGCACCAACTACGACATCGAGATGATGCGCCAGGTCGGGTTCTGCTCGGGCATCGAGAACTACTCTCGGCACATCGACGGACGCGGACCCGGGACGGCGCCGGCGACCCTGATCGACTACTTCCCCGAAGACTTTCTCCTGGTCATCGACGAGTCTCACGTGACCGTGCCACAGATCGGCGGAATGTACGAAGGCGACATCTCGCGCAAACGCAACCTCGTCGACTTCGGGTTCCGGTTGCCCTCGGCGGTCGACAACCGGCCGCTGACCTGGGAAGAGTTCGCCGACCGGATCGGCCAAACGGTCTACCTGTCGGCCACCCCGGGACCCTACGAGCTCAGCCAGACCGGTGGGGAGTTCGTCGAGCAGGTCATCCGGCCCACCGGGTTGGTCGATCCGCAGGTCATCGTCAAACCGACCAAGGGCCAGATCGACGATCTGATCGGCGAGATCCGCAGGCGCACCGAACGTGACGAGCGGGTGCTCGTCACCACGCTGACCAAGAAGATGGCCGAGGACCTCACCGACTACCTGCTCGAGATGGGTATCCGGGTGCGGTATCTGCACTCCGAGGTCGACACCCTGCGCCGGGTCGAGTTGCTGCGCCAGCTGAGGTTGGGGGAGTACGACGTCCTGGTCGGCATCAACCTGTTGCGCGAGGGTCTCGACCTGCCCGAGGTGTCGTTGGTGGCGATCCTGGATGCCGACAAGGAAGGTTTCCTGCGCTCTCCGCGCAGCCTGATCCAGACCATCGGTCGCGCGGCGCGCAACGTCTCCGGAGAAGTGCACATGTACGCCGACACGATGACCGACTCGATGAAGCAGGCCATCGACGAGACCGAGCGGCGCCGGGCCAAACAGATCGCCTACAACAAGGAGCACGGCATCGATCCGAAGCCGTTGCGCAAGAAGATTGCTGACATTCTCGACCAGGTGTATCGGGAGGCCGACGATACCGAGGCTGTGGAGATCGGTGGATCGGGGCGCAACGCGTCGCGTGGCCGGCGCGCGCCGGGTGAACCGGGCCGCGCGGTCAGCGGAGGCATCGTGGAGGGCCGGGACACCTCCAACATGCCGCGCGCGGAGTTGGCCGACCTGATCAAAGATCTGACCGAGCAGATGATGGCGGCGGCGCGAGACTTGCAGTTCGAGTTGGCTGCGCGAATCCGCGACGAGATTGCCGATTTGAAGAAGGAACTGCGCGGTATGGACGCCGCCGGCCTGAAGTGAGTTGATCGGAACCGCTGTTGAGGTTCTACGGTCAATGCCGTGATCGAGACTGCGACTGCCTCCGCCGGAACCTGGCGCGCGCTCCTCGGGCCGAAGAACCTCGGCGCGTCGACCGTGCTGGCCGGCGGGGTGGCGCTCTACGCGACCAATGAGTTCCTCACCATCAGCTTGATGCCCAGTGCGGTCGCCGAAATCGGGGGTCACCGCTTTTACGCCTGGGTCACCACGGTGTACCTGGTCGGCTCGGTGATGGCTGCGACCACCGTGCATGCGCTGCTGATGAAGGCAGGGCCGCGATGGTCGTACCTCCTGGGATTCAGTGTGTTCAGCGTGGGCAGTCTGGGGTGCGCGCTGGCGCCGAGCATGGAGTTGCTGCTGCTCGGCAGGACCGTGCAGGGGGCCGCCGGTGGCCTGCTGGCCGGGCTCGGATATGCAGTGATCAATACGGCGCTGCCGAGCTCGTTGTGGACCAGGGCGTCAGCGTTGGTGTCGGCGATGTGGGGCGTCGGGACCCTTCTCGGGCCGGCCGCTGGTGGCTTGTTCGCCCAATACGGCTCGTGGCGTTGGGCTTTCGGGGTCCTGGTGATCATGACGGTGGCCATGTCGGTGTTGGTCCCGATCGCGCTGCCCGCACGAACCCCAGCAGCCCGAAAAGCGCTGCCAAGTAGTCGTATCCGAGTCCCGGTGCGCTCGTTGCTGCTGCTCGGCGCTGCCGCATTGTTGGTCAGCGTCGCCGGGGTGCCCCGCGATGTGAGGCTGACGGTGGGGCTGGTTGCGGTAGCGGTGCTGCTCGTGCTGGTGTTCGTGGGCGTAGACCGGCGTGCGGCAGCGTCGGTGCTTCCGCCGAGCACATTCGGGCCGGGGCCGCTGAAATGGATCTACCTGACACTCGGTGCGTTAATGGCTGCGACGATGGTGGACATGTATGTGCCGTTGTTCGGTCAACGGCTTGCTCACTTGACTCCCGTGGCGGCCGGTTTCCTCGGCGCCGGTCTGGCCATCGGTTGGACTGCCGCTGAGATTGTCAGCGCCTCGCTGAAACGGCGCCGCGTCATCGTCGCCGCCGTGACGGTCGCCCCGCTGGTGATGTCACTCGGACTGGGTGTCAGTGCCCTCACCCAGTACCAGGACGCGTCGGCTCTGCTGGTGGCGTGCTGGGCGCTGGGCTTGACGCTCAGCGGCGTGGGCATCGGTATGGCGTGGCCGCACCTGTCGGCGTGGGCGATGGGCAAAGTCGCCGATCCGGCGGAAGGGCCGGTCGCCGCGGCGGCCATCAATACGGTGCAGATCATTTCAGCAGCCTTCGGCGCAGCGTTGGCCGGCGTGGTGGTCAATGTCTCCGACCGCGGCGACGCCACTGCGGCCCGATGGCTCTTCGCGTGTTTCGCGGTGATGGCCGCCATGGCAGTGCTGGCGTCCGCTCGCAGCTCGCGACCGCTGGTGCGTGCCGCCCAACAATCAGCGTGATCGTAAAGCTATGACAATCCTGTTCATTCATGCAGGGTGGTTCTACTGCGGGTGTGGCTGAGTGGTGAGGCACCGGCCTGCAAAGCCGTTCACACGGGTTCGAATCCCGTCACTCGCTCGCAGATGCGCTCACCCACTGAGGCGTCGACACAGCGTCCAGTGGTTGCCGTGTTCATCGCGTCGGTAGGAGAACTCGTCGAGAACGCGGTGGGCTATCGCCAGACCGCGGCCCCGCTCGGCGTTCTCGTCAGGCATGCTGACCCTGGTCAAGTCCACCGGGGCGGGATGGCCGTCATCGGTGAATGTGATTCGCACCGCGTCGGGCAAAATGTTGACGTCCATGCGTAAGCGCACGGCTTTACCGTTGTCGGAATGCTCGATGATGTTCGCGGCGATCTCGCTGACAGCCAGTTCGATGTGCATGCGGACGACGTCGTCGATGGAGTGAGTCGACCATACGTCGTCGAGCACCTGCTGCAGCTGATCCAGGGTCTGCTGCCCAGTCTGCGTCTCGAATACCCGGTGATCGTCAGCCTCGGTCATCGAAGGCGCTCTCAGGCGTGGGATACACACTGAGCACCCGATTGAGGTTCGTCAGCTCGAGTACCGCGGTGACCTGTCGGGTCGGAGCGGCGATCCGCAGGTCACCGCCGGCCTGCCGGGCCACCTTCAGCCCGGAGATCAACGCGCCCAGTCCGGACGAGTCGATCAGTTCAGTCTTGCTGAGATCTACCACAACTCGACACTGGCCCTCGTCGACGAGGGTGTGCAGGTGCTTGCGCAGCACCGGGGCCGCGACCATGTTCAACCGGCCATCAGCTCTGACGACGACGACCCCGCTGTCCAGCGAATGGGTTTCGAACTGGCCCATCACAATTCCTCCGTTTCGTGTCCGCGGTATCGAACGGCCTGGAACACCACGCTGAGTATCACGACGTCGAACAGCACCCAGAACAGGTTCACACCCACGCCCAGCGTTGAGATGGCTCCGAAGTACAGCTGAGCGATGCCGATGACCGAGGCCACCGCGAGCAACCCGATCGCAGCCAGCTGCCACCTGACCAAATGCCACGGAATCGCGCCGGCTTCCTGTTTGGTCTTCGGCGTCACCGCGAAGCCCAGCGGTTTGTCGAAGAACACGTTCATGAACGCTGTCACGCACGCTCTGATCCACACCGGGAAGAGCGCGAGGGCATACTGCTGACCGCGCCATGTCGGGGTGCCGCGACTGATGATGATGAACATCAGCTGGTTGAGCAACAGGAACGGGATGAGCCGGCCGAAGAAGTCCCAGCTGTACGCCTGGACGGGCATGATGCCGAAGATCAGGTACACCGCGGGCGCCGCGATGTAGGCCAGCGCTGCGAAGCCGGCCAGGTAGCTCCACATCGTCGCCCAGTACATGAGCCGTTGCCCGATACTCAGACCCTTCTGCACCAGCGGGTTCTCCCGCAGCATCACCTGAATGGTGCCCTGCGCCCACCGTAGGCGTTGGGTCAGCATCGTTCGAACGTCGTCGGGGGCCAAGCCCCGCGCCAGTACCTCGTGGTGGTATGCCGACTTCCAGCCCTGGGCGTGCAGGCGCATGCAGGTGGCCATGTCCTCGGTGACCGAAATGGTCGCCATGGGCAGCATCGGTTGAGCTTCGTCGTCGCGGCCTACGTCGATTGCGCGGACCATGGCTCTGATCGACTCGATTGCACCCAATGGCGACCACTCCCGGCCCGCCAGTGACTCGAGTGCTACGTCATCGAAAATGACTGTGGTGGAGGTGTGTTCGGGATCCTGCTGCAGCGCCACAATCACTTCGAGGTCAGCGCGCATCGCGGTGATATCTGCCTCGACGATGGCCCTGCCCGCGGTGTCGACAGCCCGCTGGAATTCGTAGGTGATGTCGGCCAACGGGCGCCTCTCGCGCAACTGAGCCCGAGCGTCGCGCACGGCGCGTTGCACGGTCTTCAGCGCATTCTGGGCCTGCGGTTGATCCGGCGGCACCTGCGACAGGGCGCTCTTGACGATCTTCCGCGACGCGTAGAGCGTTCGGCGCACACCTTCCTCCACTGCACGGACGTAACCGCGAATTCCCACCTGCATCAGCGCTTCCCGGCGCAACACGGCGTTCGACCCGCAGAAGTACGCTGCGTTCCAGCCGTCCTTGCCCTGCTGGATGGGTCCGTAGAACAGCGGCGCCTGACTGCCCAGCGGATCGCTGAACGGCACGTTGTGGAAGTACTGCGGAGTTTGCACCAGTGCCATGTACGGGTCGCGGAAGTAGCCCAGCGTGTGGTCGAGGATCTCCGGTTCTGGCACCTGATCGGCGTCGAGGACCAGGATGAACTCGCCCTGCGTTTCGAACAGCGCGTTGTTCAGATTGCCGGCCTTGGCGTGGCGTGGCCTGTCGGCCCAGCTGGCCGATCTGGTGACGTAGCCGATGTCGCGCTCCGCCGCGGCAGCTGCCAGTTCCGCCCGGTTTCCGTCATCGAGGATCCAGGTCTGATGGGGATAGGTGATCGCGGCGGCGGCGGTGGCGGTCTCCATCACCATGTCCACGGGCTCGTTGTAGGTGGTGATGAACACGTCGACGGTGGCGCCCTCCGGTGGTGGTGGTGGTGGTGGGTCACGGCGCAGCAGTCGCCACATTGTCAGACCGAACAACAGGGAGTCGATGACGCTGTAGGTCTCGGCGATGACCAGCGGCACGGCGATCCACCACGCTGACCAGTTCACCGATGCCAGCCAGCGCCACACGATGTAATTGACCCCGAGCAGGGCCACGGAGAGGATCAACAGGCGCAACCACGGCGATGGGTAGGTACCGGCCGATGTCCGCGGGAGACGATGTCTCATGCGCTCTCGCGACGGATCGCGACCAAGGTGACGTCGTCGAGCGGGGGGCGGCGTGCTTGGAGTCGACGTGCCTGTGCGCACAGCTCTTCGGGATCGGCGTAACGGGCCATGAACCTGACGGCGGCATCGATGTCGTCGCCATCGGAGACCAGATCCAGCACCCCGTCCGAGGCGACGACCAAGGTGTCGCCGGGCTCCAGCTGAACCTTCTGTGCGGTCCAACGGTCATCGGACAGAACCCCCAGCGGCAGCCCGTCACTGTTGGAGGGCTCGACGGACCCGTCGCGGCGGATCACCGCGGCGAATCCGTGCCCGGCATCGACGTAGTGCACGGTCCCATCACTGGTCCGCAGCTTCAGGTGGAACAACGTCACGAAACTCTCGGTGCTGTTGAGGTCGTCGACGATCTGGACATAGGTGGTGTTGACGGCTTCCGCCAGGTCCACGCTGCCCGCCTGGTCGACGGCCCGGGTGGCTCCCCGTAACGCCGAGCGCACGGTGGCCGTCAGAATCGCCGCCCCCAGGCCCTTGCCCATCACGTCGGCGACGGTGAAGATCATGCCGTCCTGCACCGGGTAGTGGTCGTAGAAGTCGCCCCCGACCGCGAAGGCCGGCAGGCACAGCGCGCACACCCGGTAGCCCGGCAGGTCACCGAGCGCGGGTGGCAGCAGTTGGCGCTGCACGGTGGCCGCGCGGGCCAGGTCGTCGGCACTCTGCAGTTCGCGCTGTGCCCACATAGCCAGCTCGACGAAGGCCTCGCGCTGTGCCGCGCTGAGCTCTCGTGGCTTGATGTCGTAAATGCAGAAGGTTCCGACCGGGTGACCGCCGGGACCGTACAGCGGGTATCCCGCGTAGAACCTGATGCCTCCAGCGCCGCTGATCGCGGGCAGTTCGCAGAATGCCGACTCCCAGGTGTCTTCCAGGATCAGGGCCGGATCTTCAGGGTGTTCGTAACCGCGCACGATGGTGGCCTGACATACGGTCTGCGCGCGGGGCACACTGCCGTCGAGGTCCAGACCGTCGGACTGTTTGAACCACTGACGATCGCGATCCATCAGAGACACCGCTGCCATCGGTACGTCGAAGACACACCGTGCCATGCGAGTGATCTGGGCGAATCTCTCTTCTGGTGGAGT from Mycobacterium sp. SMC-4 includes:
- a CDS encoding STAS domain-containing protein, producing the protein MGQFETHSLDSGVVVVRADGRLNMVAAPVLRKHLHTLVDEGQCRVVVDLSKTELIDSSGLGALISGLKVARQAGGDLRIAAPTRQVTAVLELTNLNRVLSVYPTPESAFDDRG
- a CDS encoding DUF402 domain-containing protein, with translation MHPPKHEIFDLTARTNTDPKGVVRAVDQYTVTSWGLYMARPTPGREQFHYLESWLLPALGLRVTVFHFNPGHERDQDFYLDVGRYDSGPSRWTSDDHYLDLVLRSGKSVQLTDVDELLGAMREGLISPHDAERAVGIAVDTVDALASHGYDLTAWLLGIGVILTWRTA
- a CDS encoding ATP-binding protein, which translates into the protein MTEADDHRVFETQTGQQTLDQLQQVLDDVWSTHSIDDVVRMHIELAVSEIAANIIEHSDNGKAVRLRMDVNILPDAVRITFTDDGHPAPVDLTRVSMPDENAERGRGLAIAHRVLDEFSYRRDEHGNHWTLCRRLSG
- the uvrB gene encoding excinuclease ABC subunit UvrB; the protein is MAFATEHPVLAHSEYRPVDEIVRTGSRFEVVSEYEPAGDQPAAIEELERRIRAGERDVVLLGATGTGKSATTAWLIERLQRPTLVMAPNKTLAAQLANELREMLPNNAVEYFVSYYDYYQPEAYIAQTDTYIEKDSSINDDVERLRHSATSNLLSRRDVVVVASVSCIYGLGTPQSYLDRSVELKVGDEVPRDALLRLLVDVQYSRNDVAFTRGTFRVRGDTVEIIPSYEELAVRIEFFGDEIEELYYLHPLTGDTIRKVDSLRIFPATHYVAGPERMAQAISTIEAELEARLAELEGQGKLLEAQRLRMRTNYDIEMMRQVGFCSGIENYSRHIDGRGPGTAPATLIDYFPEDFLLVIDESHVTVPQIGGMYEGDISRKRNLVDFGFRLPSAVDNRPLTWEEFADRIGQTVYLSATPGPYELSQTGGEFVEQVIRPTGLVDPQVIVKPTKGQIDDLIGEIRRRTERDERVLVTTLTKKMAEDLTDYLLEMGIRVRYLHSEVDTLRRVELLRQLRLGEYDVLVGINLLREGLDLPEVSLVAILDADKEGFLRSPRSLIQTIGRAARNVSGEVHMYADTMTDSMKQAIDETERRRAKQIAYNKEHGIDPKPLRKKIADILDQVYREADDTEAVEIGGSGRNASRGRRAPGEPGRAVSGGIVEGRDTSNMPRAELADLIKDLTEQMMAAARDLQFELAARIRDEIADLKKELRGMDAAGLK
- a CDS encoding PP2C family protein-serine/threonine phosphatase, translating into MTAQPVEAPCTVPAELEEERLRAVDQLHLLGTPPEERFAQITRMARCVFDVPMAAVSLMDRDRQWFKQSDGLDLDGSVPRAQTVCQATIVRGYEHPEDPALILEDTWESAFCELPAISGAGGIRFYAGYPLYGPGGHPVGTFCIYDIKPRELSAAQREAFVELAMWAQRELQSADDLARAATVQRQLLPPALGDLPGYRVCALCLPAFAVGGDFYDHYPVQDGMIFTVADVMGKGLGAAILTATVRSALRGATRAVDQAGSVDLAEAVNTTYVQIVDDLNSTESFVTLFHLKLRTSDGTVHYVDAGHGFAAVIRRDGSVEPSNSDGLPLGVLSDDRWTAQKVQLEPGDTLVVASDGVLDLVSDGDDIDAAVRFMARYADPEELCAQARRLQARRPPLDDVTLVAIRRESA
- a CDS encoding MFS transporter, which encodes MIETATASAGTWRALLGPKNLGASTVLAGGVALYATNEFLTISLMPSAVAEIGGHRFYAWVTTVYLVGSVMAATTVHALLMKAGPRWSYLLGFSVFSVGSLGCALAPSMELLLLGRTVQGAAGGLLAGLGYAVINTALPSSLWTRASALVSAMWGVGTLLGPAAGGLFAQYGSWRWAFGVLVIMTVAMSVLVPIALPARTPAARKALPSSRIRVPVRSLLLLGAAALLVSVAGVPRDVRLTVGLVAVAVLLVLVFVGVDRRAAASVLPPSTFGPGPLKWIYLTLGALMAATMVDMYVPLFGQRLAHLTPVAAGFLGAGLAIGWTAAEIVSASLKRRRVIVAAVTVAPLVMSLGLGVSALTQYQDASALLVACWALGLTLSGVGIGMAWPHLSAWAMGKVADPAEGPVAAAAINTVQIISAAFGAALAGVVVNVSDRGDATAARWLFACFAVMAAMAVLASARSSRPLVRAAQQSA
- a CDS encoding glycosyltransferase family 2 protein, which codes for MRHRLPRTSAGTYPSPWLRLLILSVALLGVNYIVWRWLASVNWSAWWIAVPLVIAETYSVIDSLLFGLTMWRLLRRDPPPPPPPEGATVDVFITTYNEPVDMVMETATAAAAITYPHQTWILDDGNRAELAAAAAERDIGYVTRSASWADRPRHAKAGNLNNALFETQGEFILVLDADQVPEPEILDHTLGYFRDPYMALVQTPQYFHNVPFSDPLGSQAPLFYGPIQQGKDGWNAAYFCGSNAVLRREALMQVGIRGYVRAVEEGVRRTLYASRKIVKSALSQVPPDQPQAQNALKTVQRAVRDARAQLRERRPLADITYEFQRAVDTAGRAIVEADITAMRADLEVIVALQQDPEHTSTTVIFDDVALESLAGREWSPLGAIESIRAMVRAIDVGRDDEAQPMLPMATISVTEDMATCMRLHAQGWKSAYHHEVLARGLAPDDVRTMLTQRLRWAQGTIQVMLRENPLVQKGLSIGQRLMYWATMWSYLAGFAALAYIAAPAVYLIFGIMPVQAYSWDFFGRLIPFLLLNQLMFIIISRGTPTWRGQQYALALFPVWIRACVTAFMNVFFDKPLGFAVTPKTKQEAGAIPWHLVRWQLAAIGLLAVASVIGIAQLYFGAISTLGVGVNLFWVLFDVVILSVVFQAVRYRGHETEEL